The Klebsiella sp. RHBSTW-00484 genome includes a window with the following:
- a CDS encoding TRIC cation channel family protein yields MLVYWLDIIGTAVFAISGVLLAGKLRMDPFGVLVLGVVTAVGGGTIRDMALANGPVFWVKDPTDLVVAMVTSMLTILLVRQPRRLPKWVLPVLDAVGLAVFVGIGVNKAFLAHSGPLVAVCMGVVTGVGGGIIRDVLAREIPMILRTEIYATACIVGGIVHATAYYTFHVPLENAAMLGMVVTLVIRLAAIRWHLKLPTFALDENGR; encoded by the coding sequence ATGCTTGTCTATTGGCTGGATATTATTGGCACCGCGGTGTTTGCCATCTCCGGCGTCTTGCTGGCAGGAAAGCTGCGCATGGACCCTTTTGGCGTACTGGTATTAGGCGTGGTGACCGCGGTAGGCGGCGGAACCATTCGCGATATGGCTCTCGCCAACGGCCCGGTATTTTGGGTGAAAGACCCGACCGATCTGGTGGTTGCAATGGTCACCAGTATGCTCACCATTCTGCTGGTACGTCAGCCGCGCCGGTTGCCTAAATGGGTGCTGCCGGTACTGGATGCCGTTGGGCTGGCGGTATTTGTCGGTATCGGCGTCAACAAAGCGTTTCTTGCCCATAGCGGGCCGCTGGTCGCTGTCTGTATGGGCGTTGTCACCGGCGTTGGCGGCGGGATTATCCGCGATGTGCTGGCGCGCGAAATCCCGATGATCCTGCGCACGGAAATCTACGCCACAGCCTGTATCGTAGGCGGTATCGTTCACGCAACGGCGTACTACACTTTCCACGTTCCGTTAGAAAACGCGGCAATGCTTGGCATGGTGGTCACGCTGGTAATTCGCCTGGCGGCAATTCGCTGGCACCTGAAGCTACCGACGTTTGCGCTAGATGAGAATGGGCGCTAA
- the erpA gene encoding iron-sulfur cluster insertion protein ErpA, whose product MSDDVALPLEFTEAAAIKVKDLIADEDNPNLKLRVYITGGGCSGFQYGFTFDDQVNDGDMTIEKQGVGLVVDPMSLQYLVGGAVDYTEGLEGSRFIVTNPNAKSTCGCGSSFSV is encoded by the coding sequence ATGAGTGATGACGTAGCGTTGCCGCTGGAGTTTACCGAAGCCGCAGCGATTAAAGTAAAAGACCTGATTGCGGATGAAGACAATCCGAACCTGAAACTGCGCGTGTACATCACCGGCGGTGGCTGCAGCGGTTTCCAGTACGGCTTTACCTTTGACGATCAGGTAAACGATGGGGATATGACTATCGAGAAGCAGGGCGTCGGCCTGGTGGTTGACCCAATGAGTCTGCAGTATCTGGTCGGCGGGGCTGTCGATTATACTGAAGGCCTGGAAGGTTCACGCTTTATCGTGACCAACCCGAATGCGAAAAGCACTTGTGGCTGCGGGTCCTCGTTCAGCGTCTAA
- the clcA gene encoding H(+)/Cl(-) exchange transporter ClcA → MKAENPSSSTHQFVRIRRGDAVRRLIQRDKTPLAVLLMAAVVGTLAGLVGVAFEKSVNWVQNLRIGALVAVADHWFLVWPLAFIFSALLAMVGYFLVRRFAPEAGGSGIPEIEGALEELRPVRWWRVLPVKFIGGMGTLGAGMVLGREGPMVQLGGNLGRMVVDVFRMRSPEARHTLLATGAAAGLSAAFNAPLAGILFIIEEMRPQFRYNLISIKAVFTGVIMSTIVFRIFNGDHAVIEVGKLSNAPVNTLWLYLVLGMIFGCIGPLFNTLVLRTQDMFQRIHGGNIKKWVLIGGLIGGCCGVLGLIQPTASGGGFNLIPIAAEGNFSVGLLLFIFIARVITTLLCFSSGAPGGIFAPMLALGTLLGTAFGMAATPLFPAYHLDAGTFAIAGMGALLAASVRAPITGIVLVLEMTDNYQLILPMIITCLGATLLAQFLGGKPLYSTILQRTLAKQEAERAAKVQPVSGENT, encoded by the coding sequence ATGAAAGCAGAAAATCCCTCTTCTTCAACACATCAGTTTGTGCGGATTCGCCGTGGTGATGCCGTGCGCCGGTTGATACAGCGAGATAAAACGCCGCTGGCGGTCTTATTGATGGCGGCCGTTGTAGGGACGCTGGCAGGGCTGGTAGGCGTCGCGTTTGAGAAAAGCGTCAATTGGGTGCAAAACCTGCGTATTGGCGCGCTGGTTGCGGTAGCAGACCATTGGTTTCTGGTCTGGCCGCTGGCTTTTATTTTCTCTGCGCTGTTGGCGATGGTGGGGTATTTCCTCGTGCGTCGTTTTGCCCCAGAAGCGGGCGGATCGGGGATCCCGGAAATAGAGGGAGCGCTTGAAGAGCTGCGTCCCGTGCGCTGGTGGCGCGTGCTGCCGGTGAAGTTTATCGGCGGTATGGGGACGCTGGGCGCAGGAATGGTACTGGGTCGTGAAGGGCCGATGGTGCAACTGGGCGGCAATCTTGGTCGCATGGTGGTGGATGTGTTCCGCATGCGCAGCCCGGAGGCACGTCATACGCTATTGGCGACCGGTGCAGCAGCGGGTCTCTCCGCCGCGTTTAACGCGCCGCTGGCCGGTATTCTGTTTATTATTGAAGAGATGCGTCCGCAGTTTCGCTACAACCTGATCTCCATTAAAGCCGTGTTTACCGGCGTTATTATGTCGACGATTGTCTTTCGTATTTTTAATGGCGATCATGCGGTTATCGAGGTTGGCAAGCTGAGCAACGCGCCGGTTAACACGCTGTGGTTATATTTGGTGCTGGGGATGATTTTCGGCTGTATCGGCCCGCTATTTAACACTCTGGTGTTGCGTACCCAGGATATGTTCCAGCGTATTCATGGTGGAAATATTAAAAAATGGGTGCTGATTGGCGGCTTAATCGGCGGTTGCTGCGGCGTTCTTGGGCTGATTCAGCCAACGGCGTCCGGCGGCGGGTTTAACCTGATTCCCATCGCCGCGGAGGGCAATTTTTCCGTCGGCCTGCTACTGTTTATTTTTATCGCCCGGGTGATTACCACGCTGCTCTGTTTCTCTTCCGGCGCGCCCGGCGGTATCTTCGCACCGATGCTGGCGCTGGGAACACTACTGGGAACGGCCTTCGGTATGGCGGCGACGCCGCTGTTTCCTGCGTATCATCTGGATGCGGGGACGTTTGCCATTGCCGGTATGGGCGCACTCCTTGCCGCTTCGGTCCGTGCACCGATAACCGGCATCGTGCTGGTGCTCGAGATGACCGATAACTATCAGCTCATTTTGCCAATGATTATTACCTGCCTGGGCGCAACACTATTGGCGCAATTCCTCGGCGGTAAGCCTTTATACTCGACAATTCTGCAGCGCACTCTGGCAAAACAGGAAGCTGAGCGGGCGGCAAAGGTACAGCCGGTTAGCGGGGAGAATACTTGA
- the hemL gene encoding glutamate-1-semialdehyde 2,1-aminomutase, which translates to MSKSENLYNAARELIPGGVNSPVRAFTGVGGTPLFIERADGAYLYDVDGKAYIDYVGSWGPMVLGHNHPAIRNAVIEAAGRGLSFGAPTEMEVKMAALVTELVPTMDMVRMVNSGTEATMSAIRLARGFTGRDKIIKFEGCYHGHADCLLVKAGSGALTLGQPNSPGVPADFAKHTLTCTYNDLASVRAAFEQYPQDIACIIVEPVAGNMNCIPPQPEFLPGLRALCDEFGALLIIDEVMTGFRVALAGAQDYYDVVPDLTCLGKIIGGGMPVGAFGGRREVMDALAPTGPVYQAGTLSGNPIAMAAGFACLTEVAQPGVHETLTDLTNQLAQGLLDAARDTGIPLVVNNVGGMFGIFFTDAPTVTCYQDVVKCDVERFKRFFHLMLEEGIYLAPSAFEAGFMSIAHSEEDIDNTIAAARNAFAKL; encoded by the coding sequence ATGAGCAAATCTGAAAATCTGTATAACGCTGCGCGTGAACTTATCCCCGGCGGCGTGAACTCTCCGGTACGCGCCTTCACCGGCGTCGGCGGTACGCCGCTGTTTATCGAGCGCGCCGACGGCGCATATCTCTACGACGTCGATGGCAAAGCGTATATCGATTATGTTGGTTCCTGGGGCCCAATGGTACTCGGTCACAACCATCCGGCAATTCGCAACGCCGTGATCGAAGCTGCGGGACGCGGTTTAAGCTTTGGCGCGCCGACCGAGATGGAAGTCAAAATGGCGGCGCTGGTTACCGAACTGGTGCCGACCATGGATATGGTCCGCATGGTGAACTCCGGTACCGAAGCGACGATGAGCGCCATTCGTCTGGCGCGCGGCTTCACAGGTCGTGACAAAATCATCAAATTTGAAGGCTGCTACCACGGCCACGCCGACTGCCTGCTGGTGAAAGCCGGTTCCGGCGCGCTGACTCTGGGCCAACCGAACTCTCCGGGCGTTCCGGCAGATTTCGCCAAACACACCCTGACCTGCACCTATAACGATCTCGCATCTGTGCGCGCCGCGTTCGAGCAGTATCCGCAGGATATCGCCTGCATCATCGTTGAGCCGGTCGCCGGTAATATGAACTGCATCCCGCCGCAGCCTGAATTCCTGCCGGGCCTGCGCGCGCTGTGCGATGAATTCGGCGCGCTGCTGATTATCGATGAAGTGATGACCGGCTTCCGCGTGGCGCTGGCCGGCGCGCAGGATTACTACGATGTGGTACCGGATCTGACCTGCCTGGGCAAAATCATCGGCGGCGGCATGCCGGTTGGCGCGTTCGGCGGCCGTCGCGAAGTGATGGATGCGCTCGCCCCGACCGGCCCGGTTTACCAGGCGGGAACGCTGTCCGGTAACCCGATCGCCATGGCGGCGGGCTTCGCCTGCTTAACCGAAGTGGCGCAGCCTGGCGTGCATGAAACCCTGACCGACCTGACCAATCAGCTGGCTCAGGGTCTGCTGGACGCCGCCCGTGATACCGGTATTCCACTGGTAGTGAATAACGTCGGCGGCATGTTCGGCATTTTCTTTACCGATGCGCCAACCGTGACCTGCTATCAGGACGTGGTGAAGTGCGACGTGGAGCGCTTTAAGCGCTTCTTCCACCTGATGCTGGAGGAAGGCATCTACCTGGCGCCGTCAGCGTTTGAAGCGGGCTTTATGTCTATCGCCCACAGTGAAGAAGATATCGATAACACCATCGCCGCAGCGCGTAACGCCTTCGCGAAGCTGTAA
- a CDS encoding Rpn family recombination-promoting nuclease/putative transposase produces the protein MTIQASPTPHDAIFKQLMAHTDTARDFIDIHLPPDLRTLCDLNTLQLESGNFIEEDLRAYYSDILYSLKIKDKTGYIHVLIEHQSTPDKQMAFRLMRYAVAAMQQHLEAGHTHLPLVIPILFYQGKTSSYPFPMDWYSMFDLPEWAKTIYNRPFPLVDITVIPDDTIMQHRRIAILELLQKHIRQRDLLLLLEQLGVLLNAGYTTSEQLKMLFNYMGQRGHTENPKAFFNGLVSHIPQEESMETLDEWLEKNGKELFLEWGVEKGEAKARIKIANRMLENGMEPSLIIQLTEVTENEIKQLQSSDS, from the coding sequence ATGACCATTCAGGCTTCCCCTACACCGCATGACGCCATTTTCAAACAGCTCATGGCCCATACCGACACCGCCAGAGATTTTATTGATATTCATCTTCCACCAGATCTGCGCACGCTGTGCGATCTGAACACGTTACAGCTGGAATCAGGCAATTTTATTGAAGAGGACCTGCGCGCCTATTACTCTGACATACTTTACTCCCTGAAAATAAAAGATAAGACGGGCTATATTCACGTACTTATTGAACACCAAAGCACCCCGGACAAGCAGATGGCTTTTCGCCTGATGCGCTATGCCGTAGCCGCCATGCAGCAGCATCTTGAGGCCGGGCATACGCATCTCCCGCTGGTCATTCCCATCTTATTTTATCAGGGTAAAACCTCGTCTTACCCCTTCCCGATGGACTGGTACAGCATGTTTGACTTGCCGGAGTGGGCAAAAACAATCTACAACCGCCCTTTTCCGCTGGTCGATATCACCGTGATACCTGACGACACGATTATGCAACATCGACGTATTGCGATACTGGAGCTTCTGCAGAAACATATTCGTCAGCGCGACCTCCTGTTGCTGCTGGAGCAATTGGGGGTTCTGCTTAACGCCGGATACACTACCTCCGAACAACTAAAAATGTTATTTAACTATATGGGACAGCGCGGTCACACCGAGAACCCTAAGGCTTTTTTCAATGGACTGGTAAGTCATATACCGCAGGAGGAGTCAATGGAAACACTGGACGAATGGCTGGAAAAGAACGGTAAAGAGCTTTTTCTTGAATGGGGCGTTGAAAAAGGCGAAGCAAAGGCCCGGATAAAAATTGCCAACCGGATGCTGGAAAACGGAATGGAGCCATCACTGATAATCCAGCTCACCGAAGTAACGGAAAACGAAATAAAACAGCTCCAGAGTTCAGATTCTTAA
- the fhuB gene encoding Fe(3+)-hydroxamate ABC transporter permease FhuB, whose protein sequence is MRQRISPLAVLLLSVLLIAAFTLTLFNLSVALPRNEWGQALWLPDIDNISQMLFHYSLLPRLAISLLVGAGLGLVGVLFQQVLRNPLAEPTTLGVATGAQLGMTVTTLWAIPGVLASQFAALAGACLVGALVFGVSWGKRLSPVTLILAGLVVSLYCGALNQLMAIFHHDQLQSMFLWSTGTLTQTDWSVVQRLWPQLLGGAILTLLLLRPLTLMGLDDGVARNLGLALSLARLGALTLAIIISALLVNAVGIIGFIGLFAPLLAKMLGARRLLSRLLLAALIGALLLWISDQVILWLTRVWMEISTGSVTALIGAPLLLWLLPRLRSISAPVMNGGDKVLAERQSVQWFALGGLVILLLAIVVALTFGRDAQGWHWASGTLLDELMPWRWPRILAALFAGMMLAVAGCIIQRLTGNPMASPEVLGISSGAAFGVVVMLFFVPGNAFGWLLPAGSLGAAATLLVILIAAGRGGFSPHRMLLAGMALSTAFTMLLMMLQASGDPRMAQILTWISGSTYSATPELVVRSGVVMIILLALAPLCRRWLTILPLGSEAARAVGVALTPSRIALLLLAACLTASATLTIGPLSFVGLMAPHIARMMGFRRTMPHMVMSGLIGGVLLVFADWCGRMMMFPYQIPAGLLSTFIGAPYFIYLLRKQSR, encoded by the coding sequence ATGAGGCAGCGAATTTCTCCGTTGGCGGTATTGTTGCTCTCTGTTTTGCTGATCGCCGCTTTTACGCTAACGCTGTTCAACCTCAGCGTGGCGCTGCCGAGAAACGAGTGGGGGCAGGCGCTCTGGCTGCCGGATATCGATAATATTTCCCAGATGCTGTTCCACTACAGCCTGTTGCCGCGGTTGGCGATATCGCTGCTGGTCGGTGCCGGGCTGGGGCTGGTGGGCGTGCTGTTCCAGCAGGTGTTGCGTAATCCGCTGGCGGAACCGACAACGCTTGGCGTCGCGACCGGCGCGCAGTTAGGGATGACGGTTACTACGCTGTGGGCGATCCCTGGCGTGTTGGCTTCGCAGTTTGCCGCACTGGCCGGGGCGTGCCTCGTCGGCGCGCTGGTATTTGGTGTCTCCTGGGGTAAACGGCTCTCGCCGGTGACCTTGATTCTGGCGGGGCTGGTGGTGAGTTTGTACTGCGGTGCGCTCAACCAGCTGATGGCGATTTTCCATCATGATCAGCTGCAAAGTATGTTCCTGTGGAGCACCGGTACCCTGACGCAGACCGACTGGAGCGTGGTGCAGCGGCTGTGGCCACAGCTGCTCGGCGGGGCGATTTTAACCCTGCTGCTGCTGCGTCCGCTGACCTTGATGGGGCTGGATGACGGTGTAGCGCGTAACCTCGGACTGGCGCTATCTCTGGCGCGGCTGGGGGCGTTGACGCTGGCGATTATCATTAGCGCGCTGTTGGTCAATGCGGTAGGAATTATCGGCTTTATCGGTCTGTTTGCGCCGCTGCTGGCGAAGATGCTGGGTGCTCGTCGTCTGTTATCGCGCTTGTTGCTGGCAGCGTTGATTGGCGCGCTGCTGCTGTGGATTTCCGATCAGGTTATTCTGTGGCTCACCCGGGTGTGGATGGAAATCTCCACCGGCTCGGTAACTGCGCTGATTGGCGCGCCCTTGCTGCTATGGCTGCTGCCGCGCCTGCGTAGCATTAGCGCACCGGTGATGAACGGCGGTGACAAAGTGCTGGCGGAGCGGCAAAGCGTGCAGTGGTTCGCGCTCGGCGGGCTGGTGATTCTGCTGCTGGCAATTGTCGTGGCGCTGACCTTTGGCCGCGACGCGCAGGGTTGGCACTGGGCCAGCGGTACGTTACTGGATGAGCTGATGCCCTGGCGCTGGCCGCGTATTCTGGCGGCGTTGTTTGCCGGAATGATGCTGGCGGTTGCAGGCTGCATCATTCAACGTCTGACCGGTAATCCGATGGCCAGCCCGGAAGTGCTTGGGATCAGCTCCGGCGCGGCGTTCGGCGTGGTGGTGATGCTGTTTTTTGTGCCGGGCAATGCGTTTGGCTGGCTGCTGCCTGCCGGTAGCCTCGGGGCCGCGGCGACGCTGCTGGTTATCCTGATTGCTGCCGGACGCGGCGGGTTCTCGCCGCATCGTATGCTGTTGGCGGGGATGGCGCTGAGCACCGCGTTTACCATGCTGCTGATGATGCTCCAGGCCAGCGGTGACCCGCGAATGGCGCAGATCCTGACGTGGATCTCCGGCTCAACCTACAGCGCAACGCCGGAATTAGTGGTGCGCAGCGGCGTGGTGATGATCATCCTGCTGGCGCTGGCTCCGCTATGTCGACGTTGGCTGACGATTCTACCGTTGGGCAGTGAGGCGGCAAGGGCCGTTGGGGTGGCGTTGACCCCGTCGCGCATCGCGTTACTGCTGTTGGCGGCGTGCTTAACCGCCAGCGCAACGCTAACTATCGGCCCGCTTAGCTTCGTGGGTCTGATGGCACCGCATATCGCTCGTATGATGGGTTTTCGCCGTACGATGCCGCATATGGTGATGTCCGGGTTGATTGGCGGGGTGCTGTTGGTGTTTGCCGACTGGTGCGGGCGGATGATGATGTTCCCTTACCAGATCCCGGCGGGACTGCTGTCGACCTTTATCGGCGCACCGTACTTTATCTATCTGTTAAGAAAACAGAGCCGATAA
- the fhuD gene encoding Fe(3+)-hydroxamate ABC transporter substrate-binding protein FhuD, giving the protein MENLNLITRRRLLTAMALSPLLWQMRGARAAQVDPQRIVALEWLPVELLLALGVTPYGVADIPNYRLWVNEPALPPSVIDVGLRTEPNLELLTQMKPSFLVWSAGYGPSSEKLARIAPGRGFTFSDGKRPLMMAQQSLNEMAELIGKQQEAKRHLAEFDALMESLRPRFARRGDRPLLMITLLDTRHVLVFAQNCLFQEVLDRFDIKNAWQGETTFWGSVTVGIDRLAAYKDADVLCFDHGNEREMAQLMATPLWRAMPFVRSGRFQRVPAVWFYGATLSAMYFARVLADAQGVPA; this is encoded by the coding sequence ATGGAAAACCTGAATTTAATCACGCGGCGGCGCCTGCTGACCGCGATGGCGCTCTCACCGCTACTGTGGCAGATGCGCGGCGCGCGGGCGGCACAGGTTGACCCGCAGCGTATTGTGGCTCTGGAGTGGCTGCCGGTCGAGCTGCTGCTGGCGCTGGGCGTCACGCCCTATGGCGTCGCCGATATCCCGAACTACAGGCTGTGGGTTAACGAACCTGCGCTGCCGCCATCGGTGATTGATGTTGGACTGCGCACCGAGCCGAATCTGGAGCTGTTGACGCAAATGAAGCCGTCGTTTCTGGTCTGGTCGGCAGGATACGGCCCTTCGTCGGAAAAGCTGGCGCGCATTGCGCCCGGGCGAGGATTCACCTTCAGCGACGGCAAGCGTCCGCTGATGATGGCGCAACAGTCGCTCAATGAAATGGCTGAACTGATTGGCAAGCAGCAGGAAGCGAAGCGCCATCTGGCGGAGTTTGACGCGCTGATGGAAAGCCTGCGGCCTCGCTTTGCCCGGCGTGGCGATCGCCCTCTGCTGATGATTACCCTGCTTGATACCCGTCACGTGCTGGTCTTTGCGCAAAACTGCCTGTTCCAGGAAGTGCTCGATCGCTTTGATATCAAAAATGCCTGGCAGGGCGAAACCACCTTTTGGGGCAGCGTCACCGTCGGGATCGACCGGCTGGCGGCCTATAAAGATGCCGATGTCCTCTGTTTCGATCATGGTAACGAGCGGGAAATGGCGCAATTAATGGCGACGCCGCTATGGCGAGCGATGCCTTTTGTTCGCTCTGGGCGTTTTCAGCGCGTCCCGGCGGTGTGGTTCTATGGCGCGACGCTATCGGCGATGTATTTTGCTCGCGTGCTGGCCGATGCGCAGGGAGTCCCGGCATGA
- the fhuC gene encoding Fe3+-hydroxamate ABC transporter ATP-binding protein FhuC — protein sequence MQENTPHSDTTFSLDRVTFRVPGRTLLHPLSLTFPAGKVTGLIGHNGSGKSTLLKMLGRHQPPSEGDVLLDGQPLDSWSSKAFARKVAYLPQQLPPAEGMTVRELVAIGRYPWHGALGRFGAADREKVEEAIALVGLKPLAHRLVDSLSGGERQRAWIAMLVAQDSRCLLLDEPTSALDIAHQVDVLALVHRLSQQRGLTVIAVLHDINMAARYCDYLVALRGGEMIAQGTPAELMRSETLEQIYGIPMGILPHPAGAAPVSFVY from the coding sequence ATGCAGGAAAACACTCCGCACTCTGATACTACGTTTTCGCTGGACCGCGTGACCTTCCGCGTGCCCGGTCGCACGCTATTGCATCCTCTCTCATTAACCTTCCCGGCAGGAAAAGTGACTGGCCTGATTGGCCATAACGGCTCCGGCAAATCGACGCTGTTAAAAATGCTGGGTCGCCATCAGCCGCCCTCGGAAGGCGATGTCCTGCTTGACGGCCAGCCGCTCGATAGCTGGAGCAGCAAAGCGTTTGCCCGCAAAGTGGCCTATCTGCCACAGCAGCTGCCGCCAGCGGAAGGCATGACGGTGCGTGAACTGGTGGCTATCGGCCGCTATCCGTGGCACGGAGCGCTGGGGCGTTTTGGCGCCGCGGATCGGGAAAAGGTCGAAGAGGCGATTGCGCTGGTTGGCCTGAAACCATTGGCCCATCGGCTGGTGGATAGCCTCTCCGGCGGCGAACGTCAGCGCGCGTGGATTGCCATGTTGGTAGCCCAGGATAGCCGCTGCCTGCTGCTCGACGAGCCAACCTCGGCGCTGGATATCGCCCACCAGGTGGATGTTCTGGCACTGGTTCACCGTCTTAGCCAGCAGCGCGGGCTGACGGTTATTGCCGTCCTGCATGATATCAATATGGCTGCCCGTTACTGCGACTATCTGGTGGCCCTGCGCGGTGGTGAAATGATTGCTCAGGGAACGCCTGCGGAACTGATGCGTAGTGAAACCCTGGAACAAATTTACGGTATCCCGATGGGGATCCTGCCGCATCCGGCTGGCGCAGCGCCGGTAAGTTTTGTCTATTGA
- the fhuA gene encoding ferrichrome porin FhuA has product MARPKTAQPNHSLRKIAVVVATAVSGMSVYAQAAVEAKEETITVTAAPAPQESAWGPAATIAARQSATGTKTDTPIQKVPQSISVVTAEEMALHQPKSVKEALSYTPGVAVGTRGASNTYDYLIIRGFAADGQSQNNFLNGLKMQGNFYNDAVVDPYMLERAEVMRGPISVLYGKSSPGGLLNMVSKRPTTEPLKEVQFKMGTDNLWQTGFDFSDAIDDDGVYSYRLTGLARSANAQQKGAEEQRYAIAPSFSWRPDDKTNFTFLSYFQNEPETGYYGWLPKEGTVTPLPNGKRLPTDFNEGANNNTYSRNEKMVGYSFDHEFNDTFTVRQNLRYAENKTSQNSVYGYGVCSDPANKDSKQCAALAPEDKGRYLARKYVIDDEKLQNFTVDTQLQSSFATGSIDHILLTGVDFMRMRNDINSWFGYDDSVPLLDLYNPVSTDFDFNSKVPVITGPYQVLNKQKQTGLYVQDQAQWNKVLVTLGGRYDWAKQDSLNRVYGTTANRDDKQFTWRGGVNYLFDNGVTPYFSYSESFEPASQTGATGNIFAPSKGKQYEAGVKYVPNERPIVITGAVYQLTKTNNLMADPAGSFFSVEGGEIRSRGVEIEAKAALSASVNVVGSYTYTDAEYTTDTNYKGNTPAQVPKHMASLWGDYTLFNGPLSGLTLGTGARFTGSSYGDPANSFKVGSYTVVDALVRYDLARVGMAGSNVALHVNNLFDREYVASCFNTYGCFWGAERQVVATATFRF; this is encoded by the coding sequence ATGGCGCGTCCAAAAACTGCTCAGCCAAACCACTCGCTGCGTAAAATCGCAGTCGTAGTAGCCACGGCGGTTAGCGGCATGTCTGTCTATGCACAGGCGGCAGTTGAAGCGAAAGAAGAAACGATTACCGTAACCGCAGCTCCAGCTCCGCAGGAGAGCGCTTGGGGACCTGCGGCGACCATCGCGGCGAGGCAATCCGCCACGGGGACTAAAACGGATACCCCTATTCAAAAGGTACCACAGTCTATATCCGTGGTGACCGCTGAGGAGATGGCTCTCCACCAGCCGAAATCAGTTAAAGAAGCGTTGAGCTATACACCTGGTGTTGCGGTGGGCACGCGTGGTGCTTCTAATACTTACGATTATCTGATCATCCGCGGATTCGCTGCTGATGGCCAAAGCCAGAATAACTTTCTAAATGGCTTGAAGATGCAGGGTAACTTCTACAACGATGCGGTGGTCGACCCGTATATGTTGGAGCGTGCAGAAGTCATGCGTGGCCCGATCTCCGTTCTTTACGGAAAGAGCAGCCCGGGTGGTTTGCTGAATATGGTCAGCAAACGTCCTACTACGGAGCCGCTAAAAGAAGTTCAGTTTAAAATGGGCACCGATAACCTATGGCAGACCGGCTTTGACTTCAGTGATGCCATCGATGATGACGGCGTTTATTCCTATCGCCTTACCGGTCTGGCGCGTTCAGCGAACGCACAGCAGAAGGGAGCAGAAGAACAGCGTTATGCCATTGCGCCATCATTCAGCTGGCGTCCGGATGATAAAACCAACTTTACGTTCCTCTCCTACTTCCAGAATGAGCCGGAGACTGGCTACTACGGCTGGTTGCCAAAAGAGGGAACGGTGACGCCGTTACCGAACGGTAAACGTCTCCCAACCGATTTCAACGAAGGCGCTAACAACAATACCTACTCTCGTAACGAGAAAATGGTTGGCTACAGCTTCGACCACGAATTTAATGACACTTTCACCGTGCGTCAGAACCTGCGTTATGCTGAGAACAAGACCTCACAAAACAGTGTGTATGGCTACGGGGTATGTTCTGATCCAGCGAACAAGGATAGTAAGCAGTGCGCAGCATTAGCGCCTGAGGATAAGGGGCGTTATCTAGCGCGTAAATACGTCATTGATGATGAAAAGTTGCAGAACTTCACCGTGGATACTCAGTTGCAGAGTAGCTTTGCAACAGGCTCGATCGATCACATATTGCTGACTGGCGTTGACTTTATGCGCATGCGCAATGATATCAACTCTTGGTTTGGTTATGACGACTCTGTTCCGTTGCTTGACCTTTACAATCCTGTATCTACTGATTTTGATTTCAACTCTAAAGTTCCGGTCATTACTGGCCCGTATCAAGTCCTGAATAAGCAAAAGCAAACTGGCTTGTATGTGCAGGATCAGGCGCAGTGGAATAAAGTGCTGGTTACCTTGGGTGGCCGTTATGACTGGGCGAAGCAGGACTCTCTGAATCGCGTTTATGGTACTACTGCTAACCGTGATGATAAGCAGTTCACCTGGCGCGGTGGTGTTAACTACCTGTTCGATAATGGTGTAACGCCTTATTTCAGCTACAGTGAATCGTTCGAACCGGCTTCGCAGACAGGGGCTACTGGCAATATTTTCGCTCCGTCTAAAGGTAAACAGTACGAAGCTGGTGTGAAATACGTACCGAACGAACGTCCAATCGTGATTACTGGCGCCGTCTATCAGTTGACCAAAACCAACAACCTGATGGCCGATCCGGCTGGCTCATTCTTCTCAGTTGAAGGCGGTGAGATTCGCTCGCGCGGTGTGGAAATTGAAGCGAAAGCGGCACTCTCTGCCAGCGTCAATGTGGTTGGTTCATACACTTATACCGATGCTGAATACACCACGGATACTAACTACAAAGGCAACACGCCAGCACAGGTGCCAAAACACATGGCATCACTGTGGGGCGATTACACTTTATTTAACGGTCCGCTGTCTGGCCTGACGTTGGGGACTGGTGCTCGTTTTACAGGTTCCAGCTACGGCGATCCTGCGAACTCCTTCAAGGTGGGTAGCTACACGGTTGTGGATGCATTAGTCCGTTACGACTTGGCTCGCGTGGGCATGGCTGGTTCTAACGTGGCGCTTCACGTGAACAACCTGTTCGATCGTGAGTACGTTGCAAGCTGCTTCAATACTTATGGCTGCTTCTGGGGCGCAGAGCGTCAGGTCGTGGCGACCGCAACTTTCCGTTTCTAA